One window of Leopardus geoffroyi isolate Oge1 chromosome B3, O.geoffroyi_Oge1_pat1.0, whole genome shotgun sequence genomic DNA carries:
- the CHAC1 gene encoding glutathione-specific gamma-glutamylcyclotransferase 1 → MKQESTAQNTPPASPPTSSPVQHPRDDGDPQALWIFGYGSLVWRPDFAYSDSRVGFVRGYSRRFWQGDTFHRGSDKMPGRVVTLLEDHEGCTWGVAYQVQGEQVSEALKYLNVREAVLGGYDTKEVTFYPQDNPDQPLKALAYVATPQNPGYLGPAPEEAIATQILACRGFSGHNLEYLLRLADFMQLCGPQAQDEHLAAIVDAVGTMLPCFCPTEQALALV, encoded by the exons ATGAAGCAGGAGTCCACAGCCCAGAACACCCCTCCCGCCTCGCCGCCCACTTCGTCACCGGTGCAGCACCCCCGGGATGACGGTGACCCCCAAGCTCTGTGGATTTTCGGGTACGGCTCTCTCGTGTGGAGGCCCGACTTCGCCTACAGTGACAGCCGTGTGGGTTTCGTGCGCGGCTATAGCCGCCGCTTCTGGCAGGGAGACACCTTCCATCGGGGCAGCGACAAGATG cCTGGCCGTGTGGTGACCCTACTTGAAGATCATGAG GGCTGCACTTGGGGTGTGGCATACCAGGTTCAAGGTGAGCAGGTGAGCGAGGCCCTGAAGTACCTGAACGTGCGGGAGGCAGTGCTTGGTGGCTATGATACCAAGGAAGTCACCTTCTACCCCCAAGATAACCCTGACCAACCACTCAAGGCATTGGCTTATGTGGCCACCCCACAAAATCCTGGTTACCTGGGCCCTGCGCCTGAAGAGGCCATTGCAACTCAGATCCTGGCCTGTCGCGGCTTCTCTGGTCACAACCTCGAGTACTTGCTACGCCTGGCAGACTTCATGCAGCTCTGTGGGCCCCAGGCACAGGATGAACACCTGGCAGCCATCGTGGACGCTGTGGGCACCATGCTGCCCTGTTTCTGCCCCACTGAGCAGGCTTTGGCACTGGTCTGA